The sequence TGTTTATAGTCTCTGGTTTTAGAAGCTATGAATATCAACAGAAAATTATTGATAGGAAGTTAGCTAGTGGACAAACTCTTGAGCAAATTAGTAAAGTAAATGCTTTGCCTGGTCAAAGTGAGCATCATACTGGTAGAGCTTTAGATTTGACTACAGCTGATGAGAAAGAAGTTTTGACAGAAGAGTTTGAAAAGACGCAAGCGTTTGAATGGTTAACAAAGAATGCTTATAAATTTGGTTTTAAAATGAGCTTTCCA is a genomic window of Francisella sp. LA112445 containing:
- a CDS encoding M15 family metallopeptidase, with protein sequence MVEKVIFLEAKESELISAGKDFFGRDLFLERATYKAWLALKEAARIDQIELFIVSGFRSYEYQQKIIDRKLASGQTLEQISKVNALPGQSEHHTGRALDLTTADEKEVLTEEFEKTQAFEWLTKNAYKFGFKMSFPPNNKYGFIYEPWHWCYQNEKN